The following are encoded together in the Bradyrhizobium genosp. L genome:
- a CDS encoding lytic transglycosylase domain-containing protein, translating to MVVAVALCLARPAAAAPEADATAKPAEAAVTSTEPAKDAAKDPPAKSDDGPPSRDQKDQSKNQLKLPFTSRTDAVPDARSHYRALIEKEAAGTGLAPEIAEAVMGVESGYNASVIGGVGEIGLMQLLPSTARMLGFTGSLAELAIPENNVHYGVMYLAQAWRLAGGDLCTAVMKYRAGHGEIRFSYLSVNYCVAVRARLAARGFRVTGTVPVATFGEPMRSGGVGGGGCGRKCVGVARIGRVDLVALNTRLNALVVQVRAGK from the coding sequence CTGGTCGTCGCCGTGGCGCTTTGCCTTGCGCGACCGGCTGCGGCTGCGCCGGAGGCCGATGCAACGGCGAAGCCGGCCGAAGCGGCGGTCACATCCACCGAGCCGGCAAAGGACGCAGCCAAAGATCCTCCCGCCAAGAGCGACGACGGGCCTCCGTCCAGGGATCAAAAGGACCAGTCCAAAAATCAACTCAAGCTTCCGTTCACCAGCCGAACCGATGCCGTGCCCGACGCGCGCTCGCATTATCGCGCGTTGATCGAGAAGGAGGCGGCCGGAACGGGCCTCGCGCCGGAGATCGCCGAGGCGGTGATGGGCGTGGAGAGCGGCTACAACGCGAGTGTGATCGGCGGCGTCGGCGAGATCGGGCTGATGCAGCTGCTGCCGTCGACCGCGCGCATGCTCGGTTTCACCGGGTCGCTTGCCGAACTCGCGATCCCTGAAAACAACGTTCACTACGGGGTGATGTATCTGGCCCAGGCGTGGCGTCTCGCGGGAGGCGACCTCTGCACCGCCGTCATGAAGTATCGCGCCGGCCATGGCGAAATCCGCTTCTCCTATTTGTCCGTCAACTATTGCGTGGCGGTGCGCGCCCGATTGGCTGCCCGCGGCTTCCGGGTGACCGGAACGGTTCCGGTCGCGACCTTCGGCGAGCCGATGCGTAGCGGTGGTGTTGGTGGCGGAGGGTGCGGCCGCAAATGCGTCGGCGTCGCGCGCATTGGACGCGTCGATCTCGTCGCGCTCAACACGCGGCTGAATGCGCTCGTTGTTCAGGTCCGCGCGGGAAAGTAA
- a CDS encoding ExbD/TolR family protein produces the protein MQVQSDAKPYDDINITPMLDLAYVLLVIFIIMTTATVQGQKVNLPKASAAPSLATQTTKAITVANDGKIFLDTVPVTLAELEQRLVQQKALTPEFPVVLRGDAQVQYQSVMDVFDLLSRIGLTQVGLATKPLVK, from the coding sequence ATGCAGGTCCAGAGCGATGCCAAGCCGTATGACGACATCAACATCACCCCGATGTTGGACCTCGCCTATGTGCTGCTGGTGATCTTCATCATCATGACCACGGCGACCGTGCAGGGGCAGAAGGTCAACCTGCCCAAGGCCTCGGCGGCGCCGAGCCTGGCGACGCAGACCACCAAGGCGATCACGGTTGCCAATGACGGCAAGATCTTCCTCGACACCGTTCCGGTCACCCTCGCCGAGCTCGAGCAGCGCCTGGTGCAGCAGAAGGCGCTGACGCCGGAATTTCCGGTGGTGCTGCGCGGCGATGCGCAGGTGCAGTACCAGAGCGTGATGGACGTGTTCGATCTGCTCAGCCGCATCGGCCTGACCCAGGTCGGCCTTGCGACCAAGCCGCTCGTGAAGTGA
- a CDS encoding peptidylprolyl isomerase, whose protein sequence is MSNLHIVKSLRSIGLVAAVTVLVAPFDAPAQSAAPAPRMAQAAKPKSQPQPAAAQAAATPAPATAPAPAPAKANEEIIGRVGDANISADDLRSYVAALGAREQAALAKDPAALSQAVRLLLANRLVLQELQAKKWDQQPAITAQLARAREAALVELYLQSVSTPPASFPSDDDLQKVYDAYRASFLVPRQFQLAQIFIAAPKEGDKAAEDKARQQLDDVQRKLKAPGADFTAVAGGDGNAAKDGGDLGWVPETQLRPEIRSQVMGLAKNTVSEPIKLDDGWHIVKLIDTRASYTRTLPEVRDQLVQQIRAERSQMMRRAYLAELLKQHPPVLNELALSSLLDAPKK, encoded by the coding sequence ATGAGCAATCTCCACATCGTGAAATCGCTTCGATCGATCGGGCTGGTTGCCGCCGTCACGGTTCTCGTTGCGCCTTTCGACGCGCCGGCGCAATCCGCGGCACCGGCGCCGCGGATGGCGCAAGCCGCCAAGCCAAAATCGCAGCCGCAGCCCGCGGCGGCCCAGGCTGCCGCCACTCCCGCGCCGGCGACTGCCCCGGCTCCGGCGCCTGCCAAGGCGAATGAGGAGATCATCGGGCGCGTCGGCGATGCCAACATCTCGGCGGATGATCTGCGCAGCTATGTCGCGGCGCTTGGCGCGCGCGAGCAGGCGGCGCTGGCCAAGGATCCGGCCGCGCTCAGCCAGGCGGTCCGCCTGCTGCTCGCCAACCGCCTGGTGCTGCAGGAGTTGCAGGCCAAGAAGTGGGATCAGCAACCTGCGATCACCGCTCAGCTCGCGCGGGCGCGGGAGGCCGCGCTGGTCGAGCTCTATCTGCAATCGGTCTCGACGCCGCCGGCCAGCTTCCCGAGCGACGATGATTTGCAGAAGGTCTACGACGCCTATCGCGCTTCCTTCCTGGTGCCGCGCCAATTCCAGCTCGCGCAGATCTTCATTGCCGCGCCGAAGGAGGGCGACAAGGCTGCCGAGGACAAGGCCAGGCAGCAGCTCGACGACGTCCAGCGCAAGTTGAAAGCGCCGGGTGCGGACTTCACCGCGGTCGCGGGCGGCGACGGCAACGCCGCCAAGGATGGCGGCGACCTCGGCTGGGTTCCGGAAACCCAGCTCCGTCCTGAGATCCGCAGCCAGGTGATGGGCCTCGCCAAGAACACCGTGTCCGAGCCGATCAAGCTCGACGACGGCTGGCACATCGTCAAGCTGATCGATACCCGGGCGTCCTACACCCGCACCCTGCCGGAGGTGCGCGACCAGTTGGTGCAGCAGATCCGCGCCGAACGTTCGCAGATGATGCGGCGGGCCTATCTCGCCGAGCTGCTCAAGCAGCATCCGCCGGTCCTCAACGAGCTTGCGCTGTCGAGCCTGCTCGACGCCCCCAAGAAATAG
- a CDS encoding YbjN domain-containing protein has product MTETITTLTIEALRDSFQNVGYRVETLTDPVANTTYLRSATAGLGFEIRPGNRLVGDEQGFVDVTLVTTLQVQGELPLDLVNRWNATRRFGRLQLSPPFLAFCLDVSVAGGVAPNYLRAQIEIWDRLVQELIAYLREELPKLAARSGAVAAAPQPNAAVQQPANDRSTEQGATPTIQ; this is encoded by the coding sequence ATGACCGAGACCATCACCACCCTCACCATCGAAGCGTTGCGCGACAGCTTTCAGAATGTCGGCTATCGCGTCGAGACGCTGACCGATCCGGTCGCCAACACGACCTATCTGCGTTCGGCGACGGCGGGGTTGGGCTTCGAGATCCGGCCGGGCAACCGCCTGGTCGGCGACGAGCAGGGGTTTGTCGACGTCACGCTGGTGACCACGTTGCAGGTGCAGGGCGAATTGCCGCTCGACCTCGTCAACCGCTGGAATGCGACGCGGCGGTTCGGGCGGCTGCAGCTCAGCCCGCCGTTCCTGGCGTTCTGCCTCGATGTCTCCGTCGCGGGCGGCGTCGCGCCGAACTATCTGCGCGCCCAGATCGAAATCTGGGACCGCCTGGTCCAGGAGCTGATCGCCTATCTGCGCGAGGAATTGCCCAAGCTCGCCGCGAGGAGCGGCGCGGTGGCCGCGGCCCCGCAGCCGAATGCGGCCGTGCAGCAGCCGGCGAATGACCGCAGCACCGAGCAGGGGGCAACTCCCACGATCCAATAG
- a CDS encoding AraC family transcriptional regulator, with protein sequence MKRPLGSRNETLSVGVSDQVYETTKLGAVLDMLASQGIATDAILRDANIALVDVHSPQTRISLAQLMTVCRNALRLSADRHLPYQIGTSIHISTYGMYGYALLCCPDFRKAMEFAMRYHALAAPLATIDFGEDKTSGRWTIEPNLHATGDAALYRFVTEMQIGIHISLMRDIMGPAFAPSEIRLAYPQAADFGIAPDHVRCPVRYDRKINQIVFEAQWLDRTADLGNRTTYPTIVALCDDLLDDLKLRVGVAGKIRAVLLRDIANPPTFEAIAKLLGVNDRSLRRQLRQQGFSFRGLHDELRTQIALKYLRHTTLANEDIALALGFSDAANFRRAFHRWTNKAPSDIRGE encoded by the coding sequence TTGAAGAGGCCCCTCGGCTCCCGCAACGAGACTCTGTCCGTCGGCGTCAGCGACCAGGTCTATGAGACGACCAAGCTCGGCGCGGTGCTCGACATGCTGGCTAGTCAGGGTATTGCGACCGACGCCATCCTGCGCGACGCCAACATCGCGCTTGTGGATGTGCATTCGCCGCAGACGCGAATCTCGCTGGCACAGCTGATGACCGTGTGCCGCAACGCGCTGCGGCTATCGGCCGACCGTCATCTGCCCTATCAGATCGGCACCTCGATCCACATCTCGACCTACGGCATGTACGGCTATGCGCTGCTGTGCTGTCCCGACTTCCGCAAGGCGATGGAATTCGCGATGCGCTACCACGCGCTCGCGGCACCGCTGGCGACGATCGACTTCGGGGAAGACAAGACGTCGGGAAGATGGACCATCGAGCCCAACCTGCACGCCACGGGCGATGCCGCGCTCTACCGGTTCGTCACCGAGATGCAGATCGGCATCCACATCTCGCTGATGCGCGACATCATGGGGCCGGCGTTTGCGCCCTCCGAGATCCGGCTGGCCTATCCGCAAGCAGCCGACTTCGGCATTGCGCCGGATCATGTGCGATGCCCGGTGCGATACGATCGGAAGATCAACCAGATCGTTTTCGAGGCGCAATGGCTGGATCGGACTGCCGATCTCGGCAACAGGACGACCTATCCGACCATCGTCGCCCTGTGCGACGACCTGCTCGACGACCTGAAGCTGCGGGTCGGCGTTGCCGGAAAGATCCGCGCGGTCCTGCTCCGCGACATCGCAAACCCGCCGACCTTCGAGGCCATCGCAAAGCTGCTCGGTGTCAATGACCGCTCGCTGCGGCGACAGCTCCGTCAGCAGGGCTTTTCGTTTCGCGGGCTGCACGACGAGCTGCGCACCCAGATCGCGCTGAAATATCTCCGCCACACGACGCTCGCCAACGAAGACATCGCCCTTGCGCTCGGCTTCAGCGATGCGGCCAATTTCCGCCGCGCGTTCCACCGCTGGACCAACAAGGCACCGAGCGACATCCGCGGAGAATAG
- a CDS encoding TonB C-terminal domain-containing protein, which translates to MLRYGSVAVLAALFISGVVYFFIGHDDLPPPVQRRDLTIVNVTLPPPPPPPPPPPQAPEQKMIDQPKMADPEIKEEKPVEKPKDAPAKEAKNEDPPGPLSLDAKPTGPGDLFNLGGKPGGNPYGGGGGGGSRWGWYATIVTSQIEAALRANPKTRNMTTQVQVRLWADSSGRISRVVMTPSTGDAEIDAAIRNDVLGHLTLREPPPKDMPMPVVTRVTARRPT; encoded by the coding sequence ATGCTGCGCTATGGTTCGGTGGCGGTGCTGGCCGCGCTGTTCATCTCCGGCGTCGTCTATTTCTTCATCGGCCATGACGATCTGCCGCCGCCGGTTCAGCGGCGCGATCTCACCATCGTCAATGTGACCCTGCCGCCGCCTCCACCGCCGCCGCCACCTCCACCGCAGGCGCCCGAGCAGAAGATGATCGATCAGCCCAAGATGGCTGACCCCGAGATCAAGGAAGAGAAGCCGGTCGAGAAGCCGAAGGACGCGCCGGCCAAGGAAGCCAAGAACGAAGATCCGCCCGGTCCGCTGTCGCTCGATGCCAAGCCGACGGGGCCCGGCGATTTGTTCAACCTCGGCGGCAAGCCCGGCGGCAACCCCTATGGCGGGGGCGGCGGCGGGGGCAGTCGCTGGGGCTGGTACGCCACCATCGTGACGTCGCAGATCGAGGCGGCGCTCCGCGCCAATCCGAAGACGCGCAACATGACGACGCAGGTCCAGGTGCGGCTGTGGGCCGACAGTTCCGGCCGCATCAGCCGGGTGGTGATGACGCCGTCGACCGGCGATGCCGAGATCGACGCGGCGATCCGCAACGACGTGCTCGGCCACCTGACGCTGCGCGAGCCGCCGCCAAAGGACATGCCGATGCCGGTGGTCACGCGCGTCACGGCGCGGCGGCCGACCTGA
- a CDS encoding putative porin, with the protein MFRIKADAEWRALPLAMSLSALACITPALAQSATDQAPAPAAKRSDGKVLSTKPTSPNATINLVNLLVQQGILKEEQAKALIKQAEDEAYISRQAAKDASSKADEAAKAATAASAAAQPPGTKHVTYVPEVVKRQLREEIKQEVMAKAEKENWASPGKYPEWAQRIHFYGDARVRYQGNYFPAGNDQLNPINFNAINTGSPYDISHGNQTYAPTYNTTQDRNQFRFRGRLGMDADLLYGFTAGLRIATGDNNSPVSTNETLGGGGGNFSKSALWLDRGYINWQGWSGDLSLSAGRFDNPFWSPTDLVWYRELGFDGFAVQAKHEVYEGFTPFAVAGAFPIYNTDFNSGINLVDPVTGAPTKFPSRDKWLFGGQVGFNARINPEYAFRFGVAYYDFDNVQGQFSSPCIVESSSDVCDTDLTRPTFAQRGNTYFPLRNIIPDLVGVAGGNQGGTINQFQYFGLVGQYRPLVVSGQLDLGHFHPAHIVLDGEYIYNTAFSRSLMTTLAVNNLGPSPDGGTTPGTYNGGNQGWIGRVTVGDKEIKHLWDWNVHAGYKYLESDATLDAFVDPDFGLGGTNLKGYFLGGNVGLGENVWAALRWMSANGIAGSPYAVDVLQVDLNARF; encoded by the coding sequence ATGTTTAGGATCAAAGCTGACGCAGAGTGGCGCGCGTTGCCGCTTGCGATGTCGCTGAGCGCGCTCGCATGCATCACGCCCGCTCTGGCCCAGAGCGCGACGGACCAGGCGCCTGCTCCCGCGGCGAAGCGATCCGACGGCAAGGTCTTGAGCACGAAGCCGACGTCGCCGAACGCGACGATCAACCTGGTCAATCTGCTGGTCCAGCAGGGCATCCTCAAGGAGGAGCAGGCCAAGGCGCTGATCAAGCAGGCCGAGGACGAGGCCTACATTTCCCGTCAGGCCGCCAAGGACGCTTCCAGCAAGGCGGACGAAGCCGCCAAGGCCGCGACGGCGGCGAGCGCCGCGGCGCAGCCGCCGGGAACCAAGCACGTCACCTACGTTCCGGAAGTCGTCAAACGACAGTTACGTGAAGAGATTAAGCAGGAGGTGATGGCCAAGGCGGAAAAGGAAAACTGGGCGTCGCCCGGCAAGTATCCGGAATGGGCGCAGCGCATCCATTTCTACGGCGATGCGCGCGTGCGCTATCAGGGCAACTATTTCCCGGCCGGCAACGACCAGCTCAACCCGATCAATTTCAACGCGATCAATACCGGGTCGCCGTATGACATATCGCACGGAAACCAAACCTATGCGCCAACCTACAACACCACGCAGGACCGCAATCAGTTCCGGTTCCGTGGCCGGCTCGGCATGGATGCGGATCTGCTCTACGGGTTCACAGCCGGCCTGCGCATAGCAACTGGTGACAACAACTCACCAGTATCCACCAACGAGACGCTCGGCGGTGGCGGTGGCAATTTCTCGAAATCCGCGCTGTGGCTCGATCGCGGCTACATCAACTGGCAGGGTTGGAGTGGTGATCTGAGCCTCTCGGCGGGGCGCTTTGACAATCCGTTCTGGTCGCCGACCGATCTGGTTTGGTACCGTGAGCTTGGCTTCGATGGCTTCGCCGTCCAGGCAAAGCATGAGGTCTACGAAGGCTTCACGCCCTTCGCGGTGGCCGGCGCATTCCCGATCTACAATACCGATTTCAACAGCGGCATTAATCTGGTGGACCCGGTCACCGGCGCTCCGACCAAGTTTCCGAGCCGCGACAAGTGGCTGTTTGGAGGTCAGGTCGGCTTCAACGCACGCATCAACCCGGAATACGCCTTCCGGTTCGGCGTCGCATATTATGACTTCGACAACGTGCAGGGCCAGTTCTCGAGCCCTTGCATCGTCGAGAGCTCATCTGATGTTTGCGATACCGACTTGACCCGACCGACCTTCGCGCAAAGGGGAAATACCTACTTCCCGCTGCGTAACATCATTCCCGATCTGGTCGGAGTCGCCGGGGGCAACCAGGGTGGCACGATCAATCAGTTTCAATATTTCGGGCTGGTCGGCCAATACCGTCCCTTGGTCGTCAGCGGGCAGCTTGATCTCGGACATTTCCATCCGGCCCACATCGTGCTCGACGGCGAATATATCTACAACACGGCCTTCAGCCGCTCCCTGATGACGACGTTGGCTGTCAACAATCTCGGGCCGAGTCCGGATGGTGGGACCACGCCCGGGACGTACAACGGCGGCAATCAGGGCTGGATCGGCCGCGTCACGGTGGGCGACAAGGAGATCAAGCATCTCTGGGATTGGAATGTGCACGCCGGCTACAAATATCTGGAGTCGGATGCCACTCTCGATGCCTTCGTCGATCCCGACTTTGGCCTCGGCGGCACCAACCTCAAGGGCTACTTCCTCGGCGGCAATGTCGGCCTCGGCGAGAATGTCTGGGCCGCGCTGCGTTGGATGAGCGCCAACGGCATCGCCGGCAGCCCCTATGCCGTCGACGTCCTGCAAGTCGACCTCAACGCCAGGTTCTGA
- a CDS encoding MFS transporter codes for MRRVFRSLRSFNYRVWAAGALVSNIGTWMQRAAQDWLVLTQLTNHSASAVGIVMALQFGPQLLLMPWSGLAADRFNQRRLLMATQAAMGTLSLILGILTVTGLVQLWHVYVFAFLFGCSAALDAPVRQTFVAELVGDADLSNAIALNSTSFNAARMIGPAVAGLVITSVGTGWAFLFNGVSFMAVLTSLSFLRKSELRPNARAHRAKGGITEGFRYVWSRADLRATLVMLFLIGTFGLNFPIFISTMAVGVFHTDARGFGLLSSMMAIGTMSGALLAASRERPRFGALMLGAAIFGLGCTLAALAPSYWLFGAALIVIGIAALTIMNTSNAMMQLSTEPVMRGRVMALRLGVALGGTPIGAPIVGWVADHLGPRWALGVAAAAGFAAALVAVGVLWRGKLDADKHSTLPHAAE; via the coding sequence ATGAGACGAGTGTTCCGATCGCTGCGCAGCTTCAACTACCGGGTCTGGGCGGCCGGTGCGCTGGTGTCGAACATCGGGACCTGGATGCAGCGCGCCGCGCAGGACTGGCTGGTGCTGACCCAGCTCACCAATCACAGCGCATCCGCGGTCGGCATCGTGATGGCGCTGCAATTCGGGCCGCAACTTCTCTTGATGCCGTGGAGCGGCTTGGCCGCCGACCGCTTCAACCAGCGTAGGCTCTTGATGGCAACGCAGGCTGCGATGGGCACGCTGTCGTTGATCCTGGGCATCCTCACCGTCACCGGGCTGGTGCAGCTCTGGCACGTCTATGTGTTCGCCTTCCTGTTCGGCTGCAGCGCCGCACTCGATGCTCCCGTCCGCCAGACCTTCGTGGCCGAGCTGGTCGGCGATGCGGATCTGTCGAACGCGATCGCGCTGAACTCGACCTCGTTCAACGCCGCCCGCATGATCGGCCCTGCGGTGGCCGGCCTCGTCATCACCTCCGTCGGCACCGGCTGGGCGTTCCTGTTCAACGGGGTGTCGTTCATGGCGGTGCTGACCTCGCTGTCCTTCCTGCGCAAATCCGAGTTGCGGCCGAATGCACGCGCCCACCGCGCCAAGGGCGGCATCACGGAAGGCTTTCGCTACGTCTGGTCCCGCGCCGATCTCAGGGCGACGCTGGTGATGCTGTTCCTGATCGGGACCTTCGGGCTGAACTTCCCGATCTTCATCTCGACCATGGCCGTCGGCGTCTTCCATACCGATGCGCGTGGCTTCGGCCTGTTGTCGTCGATGATGGCGATCGGGACGATGTCCGGCGCGCTGCTGGCTGCGAGCCGCGAGCGCCCGCGGTTTGGCGCGCTGATGCTTGGAGCCGCAATCTTCGGCCTCGGCTGCACGCTGGCCGCGCTGGCGCCGAGCTACTGGCTGTTCGGTGCGGCGCTGATCGTGATCGGCATCGCCGCGCTGACCATCATGAACACCTCGAATGCGATGATGCAGCTCTCGACCGAGCCCGTGATGCGCGGACGCGTGATGGCGCTGCGGCTCGGCGTCGCCCTCGGCGGCACGCCGATCGGCGCACCGATCGTCGGCTGGGTCGCAGATCACCTCGGCCCGCGCTGGGCGCTCGGCGTTGCGGCCGCTGCGGGCTTTGCGGCGGCGCTGGTGGCAGTCGGCGTGCTGTGGCGCGGCAAGCTCGACGCGGACAAGCATTCCACCCTGCCGCACGCGGCGGAGTAA